One genomic region from Paracoccus pantotrophus encodes:
- the rpe gene encoding ribulose-phosphate 3-epimerase, producing MTFDRRIKIAPSILSADFANFGQECRAVEDQGADWVHVDVMDGHFVPNLTFGPAMCKAIRPHIRGVMDVHLMIAPVDPYIEAFAEAGSDIITAHVEAGAHVHRTLQAIRGTGARAGLALNPGTPAEAARPLLDDVDLICVMTVNPGFGGQKFIHSQVEKVRELRAMIGDRPVHIEIDGGVDPTTAPLVAAAGADVLVAGSAVFRGGSVSNSAPYGENIRAIREAAEAALR from the coding sequence ATGACGTTCGACCGCCGCATCAAGATCGCGCCTTCCATCCTTTCCGCGGATTTCGCCAATTTCGGCCAGGAATGCCGCGCGGTCGAGGACCAGGGCGCCGACTGGGTCCATGTCGATGTGATGGACGGGCATTTCGTGCCGAACCTGACCTTCGGTCCCGCGATGTGCAAGGCGATCCGGCCGCATATCCGCGGCGTGATGGACGTGCACCTGATGATCGCCCCGGTGGATCCCTATATCGAGGCCTTCGCCGAGGCGGGCAGCGACATCATCACCGCCCATGTCGAGGCCGGGGCGCATGTCCACCGCACGCTTCAGGCCATTCGCGGCACCGGCGCCAGGGCCGGGCTGGCGCTGAACCCCGGCACCCCGGCGGAAGCCGCGCGGCCGCTGCTGGACGATGTCGACCTGATCTGCGTGATGACGGTGAACCCCGGCTTCGGCGGGCAGAAGTTCATCCACAGCCAGGTCGAGAAGGTGCGCGAATTGCGCGCCATGATCGGCGACCGGCCGGTGCATATCGAGATCGACGGCGGGGTCGATCCCACCACCGCGCCGCTGGTCGCGGCGGCGGGGGCGGATGTTCTGGTCGCCGGCTCGGCCGTGTTCCGCGGCGGCTCGGTGTCGAACAGTGCCCCTTACGGCGAGAACATCCGCGCCATCCGCGAGGCTGCCGAGGCCGCGCTGCGTTGA
- a CDS encoding 3-deoxy-D-manno-octulosonic acid transferase, translating to MIWRGATALAGGALGLAAPLAGADWRERLALSGPAVAPGGIWLHAASVGELNSARVLAEALAPDFPLVVTTNSLTGRDLARRLGHPCALAPLDVPQAVGRFLDRVRPAVLVTVENELWPNRSAMAAARGVAQVVVGARISARSAARWRRLPGLIGPMLARIDALSAQDPGSEARLLALGLRAGALTPRLNLKLLAPARVEPGEDGPERARTVLAASTHEGEDALMLDAWAAAREAVPGLRLILAPRHPERGDAVAALIAARGLEYARRSRGGGPGAPVLLADTLGEMAQWYHAAGICITGGSFADHGGHTPWEPAAWRCAVLHGPHVANHAGDYADLAAAGAAQGCDAAGLPQALAALARDAGGQRRMGAAARALLLARAGNPATLIGRIAALARRGLA from the coding sequence TTGATCTGGCGCGGCGCCACGGCGCTGGCCGGCGGGGCGCTGGGCCTGGCCGCGCCGCTGGCCGGGGCGGATTGGCGCGAACGGCTGGCGCTGTCCGGCCCCGCGGTCGCGCCGGGCGGGATCTGGCTGCATGCGGCCAGCGTGGGCGAGCTGAACTCGGCCCGCGTGCTGGCCGAGGCGCTGGCGCCGGACTTTCCCCTGGTGGTGACGACCAACAGCCTGACCGGGCGCGACCTGGCCCGGCGGCTGGGCCATCCTTGCGCGCTGGCGCCGCTGGACGTGCCGCAGGCGGTGGGCCGCTTTCTGGACCGGGTTCGGCCCGCCGTGCTGGTCACGGTCGAGAACGAGCTTTGGCCCAACCGCTCGGCCATGGCGGCGGCGCGGGGCGTGGCGCAGGTCGTGGTGGGCGCGCGCATCTCGGCACGCTCGGCGGCGCGCTGGCGCCGGCTGCCGGGGCTGATCGGGCCGATGCTGGCCCGCATCGACGCGCTGTCGGCGCAGGATCCAGGCAGCGAGGCGCGGCTGCTGGCGCTGGGGCTGCGGGCGGGCGCGCTGACGCCGCGGCTGAACCTGAAGCTGCTGGCCCCTGCCCGGGTCGAGCCGGGCGAGGACGGGCCGGAGCGCGCGCGCACCGTGCTGGCGGCCTCGACCCATGAGGGCGAGGATGCGCTGATGCTGGATGCCTGGGCGGCGGCGCGCGAGGCGGTGCCGGGCCTGCGGCTGATCCTGGCGCCGCGCCATCCCGAGCGCGGCGATGCCGTGGCGGCGCTGATCGCCGCGCGGGGGCTGGAATATGCGCGTCGCAGCCGGGGCGGCGGGCCTGGCGCGCCGGTGCTGCTGGCCGATACGCTGGGCGAGATGGCGCAATGGTATCACGCCGCCGGCATCTGCATCACCGGCGGTTCCTTTGCCGATCACGGCGGCCATACGCCATGGGAGCCCGCCGCCTGGCGCTGCGCCGTCCTGCACGGGCCGCATGTCGCCAACCATGCCGGCGACTATGCCGATCTGGCCGCGGCCGGCGCGGCGCAGGGCTGCGATGCGGCGGGCCTGCCGCAGGCGCTGGCCGCCCTGGCGCGGGATGCCGGGGGGCAGCGCCGCATGGGCGCGGCGGCGCGGGCGCTGCTTCTGGCGCGGGCTGGCAATCCCGCCACGTTGATCGGACGGATCGCGGCCCTGGCCCGGCGCGGGCTTGCATAA
- a CDS encoding ABC transporter ATP-binding protein has protein sequence MQGLLAQGISVRYGARSVLTGLDLPLLRPGEVTVLAGPNAAGKSTLLRAIAQLQPHGGQVLLDGHDLAHVPMRDRARLIGFMPQSLPSGSSLVALESVIAALRAGETLGARQADAAAMAVLDKLGIGSLALEPLSALSGGQRQMVSLAQAIVRDPRLLLLDEPTSALDLARQVRLLSELRRLAGEGRIVVAVLHDLALAAQWADRIVLIHGGHTHAEGRPEQVLTPQLLAQVYGVEARVERCSRGRIMVLIDGEHAPG, from the coding sequence ATGCAGGGGCTGCTGGCACAGGGCATCTCGGTGCGCTACGGCGCGCGCAGCGTGCTGACAGGCCTGGACCTGCCCTTGCTGCGGCCGGGCGAGGTCACGGTGCTGGCCGGGCCGAACGCCGCCGGGAAATCCACGCTGCTGCGCGCCATCGCCCAGTTGCAGCCGCATGGCGGGCAGGTGCTGCTGGATGGGCACGACCTGGCCCATGTGCCGATGCGCGACCGCGCCCGGCTGATCGGCTTCATGCCGCAAAGCCTGCCGTCAGGCTCGTCCCTGGTGGCGCTGGAAAGCGTGATCGCGGCGCTGCGCGCGGGCGAGACCCTGGGCGCGCGCCAGGCCGATGCCGCCGCCATGGCGGTGCTGGACAAGCTGGGGATCGGTTCGCTGGCGCTGGAACCGCTGTCGGCCTTGTCGGGCGGACAGCGGCAAATGGTCAGCCTGGCGCAGGCCATCGTGCGCGACCCGCGCCTGTTGCTGCTGGACGAGCCGACCAGCGCGCTGGATCTGGCGCGGCAGGTGCGGCTGCTTTCCGAACTGCGGCGCCTGGCGGGCGAGGGGCGCATCGTCGTCGCCGTGCTGCACGACCTGGCGCTGGCGGCGCAATGGGCCGACCGCATCGTGCTGATCCACGGCGGCCACACCCATGCCGAAGGCAGACCGGAACAGGTGCTGACCCCGCAGCTTCTGGCCCAGGTCTATGGCGTCGAGGCGCGGGTCGAGCGTTGCTCGCGCGGGCGCATCATGGTGCTGATCGACGGCGAACACGCGCCGGGCTGA
- the hslO gene encoding Hsp33 family molecular chaperone HslO, which produces MTETKEISWDDCMLPFQLERSDMRGRVARLGPLLEHILSRHDYPVPVSAMVAELTTLAALIGQTIKLRWKLSLQVRGNGAIRTIATDYYAPETEGGPARMRAWASFDAERLQDGLPGFDQLGQGYFAVLIDQGEGTTPYQGLTPLAGGSLATCAQTYFEQSEQLPTRFELTVGRARLPGQHQEHWRAGGIMLQTLPAGSHAGPEGGDLQSADILQGAQSEDWNRATTLMATVEAMELVDQALPLPNLVFRLFHEEEPAAFAAQPLVFGCSCNAERVRSTLSIYSAKDIGHMTNEDGIVTADCQFCGAHYEFDPKSLGFEAEIDAEGNPLPKGGTGESRAAL; this is translated from the coding sequence ATGACCGAAACGAAGGAAATTTCCTGGGACGACTGCATGCTGCCCTTCCAGCTGGAACGCTCGGACATGCGCGGCCGCGTCGCGCGTCTCGGGCCCCTGCTCGAACACATCCTGTCGCGCCACGACTACCCGGTCCCGGTCAGCGCCATGGTGGCGGAACTGACCACGCTCGCCGCGCTGATCGGCCAGACCATCAAGCTGCGCTGGAAGCTCTCGCTCCAGGTGCGCGGCAACGGCGCCATCCGCACCATCGCCACCGACTATTACGCCCCCGAGACCGAGGGCGGCCCCGCCCGCATGCGTGCCTGGGCCAGTTTCGACGCCGAGCGGTTGCAAGACGGTCTGCCCGGCTTCGACCAGCTCGGCCAGGGCTATTTCGCGGTGCTGATCGACCAGGGCGAGGGCACGACCCCCTACCAGGGCCTGACGCCGCTGGCCGGCGGTTCGCTTGCCACCTGCGCGCAGACCTATTTCGAACAGTCCGAACAGCTGCCGACCCGGTTCGAGCTGACGGTGGGCCGCGCGCGGCTGCCCGGCCAACACCAGGAACATTGGCGCGCCGGCGGCATCATGCTGCAGACCCTGCCGGCCGGCAGCCATGCCGGGCCCGAGGGCGGCGACCTGCAATCCGCCGACATCCTGCAGGGCGCGCAATCCGAGGACTGGAACCGCGCCACCACGCTGATGGCCACGGTCGAGGCGATGGAACTGGTCGATCAGGCCCTGCCCTTGCCGAACCTGGTCTTCCGCCTGTTCCACGAGGAGGAGCCCGCGGCCTTCGCCGCGCAGCCGCTGGTCTTCGGCTGCTCCTGCAATGCCGAGCGGGTGCGCAGCACGCTGTCGATCTATTCGGCCAAGGACATCGGCCACATGACCAACGAAGACGGCATCGTGACCGCCGATTGCCAGTTCTGCGGCGCACATTACGAATTCGACCCCAAGAGCCTGGGCTTCGAGGCAGAGATCGATGCCGAGGGCAATCCCCTGCCCAAGGGCGGGACCGGGGAAAGCCGGGCCGCGCTTTGA
- a CDS encoding alpha/beta hydrolase — MSQLGQVGPDHARKQAELRIFQTGAPTHALSQKVVAVGSSYRLFLAVPRAPAPARGWPVLYMLDGNAAFDFLTPEHLALAPGLMIVGIGYDTDRQFARELRTLDFTAPDGPGDGLRPDHVHEGRMAGGAAIFHDRLTGPLRQAAEAGLPVDPARRTLWGHSFGGLFTLYALLARPQGFARHAAISPSIWWDEALIRRVAQEAAPASLPLLVALGDREKRSGSDGPPPDGPAPATMQFVADLARHPGHRAQLHVLPGLIHIQTLAGSFPLVLPFATAD; from the coding sequence ATGTCGCAGCTTGGACAGGTCGGGCCGGATCACGCCAGGAAACAGGCCGAACTGCGCATCTTTCAGACCGGGGCGCCGACCCATGCGCTGTCGCAGAAGGTGGTGGCGGTCGGGTCCAGCTACCGGCTGTTCCTGGCGGTGCCCAGGGCGCCGGCGCCGGCCAGGGGCTGGCCGGTGCTTTACATGCTGGACGGCAATGCCGCCTTCGACTTCCTGACGCCCGAGCATCTGGCGCTGGCCCCCGGCCTGATGATTGTCGGCATCGGCTATGACACCGACCGCCAATTCGCCCGCGAATTGCGGACGCTGGACTTCACCGCGCCGGACGGGCCGGGCGACGGGTTGCGCCCCGACCATGTCCACGAAGGCCGCATGGCCGGCGGCGCGGCGATCTTTCACGACCGGCTGACCGGCCCGCTGCGGCAGGCGGCCGAGGCCGGCCTGCCCGTCGATCCGGCCCGCCGCACGCTCTGGGGGCACAGTTTCGGCGGGCTGTTCACGCTTTACGCGCTGCTGGCGCGGCCGCAGGGCTTTGCCCGCCATGCCGCGATCAGCCCCTCGATCTGGTGGGACGAGGCGCTGATCCGCCGCGTGGCGCAAGAGGCCGCGCCCGCCTCGCTGCCGCTGCTGGTGGCCTTGGGCGACCGCGAGAAGCGCTCGGGCAGCGACGGCCCGCCGCCGGACGGACCGGCGCCCGCCACGATGCAATTCGTCGCCGATCTGGCCCGCCATCCGGGCCATCGCGCGCAGCTGCATGTGCTGCCGGGGCTGATCCATATCCAGACCCTGGCGGGCTCGTTCCCGCTGGTCCTGCCCTTTGCAACGGCGGATTAA
- a CDS encoding ABC transporter substrate-binding protein — translation MTLTRPLLAAFTLIASLGVAAADVVATDILGREVHLPEPARHIVLGEGRHLSVLGLMHDDPVALVSGWRLDKALDEPTMQAYREKFPDIDQIRPVGSGNRDISAEAIIALHPDLVVLTLIDQNDPGMEVARQQIEAAGIPVAYVDFFSHPQENSIPSLRILGKLTGAEDRAEEFASFYDSRLARIRDRLAEPGIARPRVFFHVHAAPQNCCSTVGSGVFHDFITTAGGQNIGHDTVKGVLGNVSLEYLIGADPDVYIATGGTHMAARGGLVLGSGVDAETAQASFQRLIAASGFASLRAVEQGRTAGVWHLFNDSPVHIALIEYLAKTFHPELFQDVDPAATLAEINARFSPVIVPGTWWVTPEQ, via the coding sequence ATGACCCTGACCCGCCCGCTGCTTGCCGCCTTTACCCTGATCGCCTCGCTTGGCGTTGCCGCAGCGGATGTGGTGGCCACCGACATCCTGGGGCGCGAGGTGCATCTGCCCGAGCCCGCCCGCCATATCGTGCTGGGCGAGGGGCGGCACCTGTCGGTGCTGGGCCTGATGCACGACGATCCGGTGGCGCTGGTTTCCGGCTGGCGGCTGGACAAGGCGCTGGACGAGCCGACCATGCAGGCTTACCGCGAGAAATTCCCCGACATCGACCAGATCCGCCCGGTCGGCTCGGGCAATCGCGACATCTCGGCCGAGGCGATCATCGCGCTGCATCCCGACCTGGTGGTGCTGACGCTGATCGACCAGAACGATCCCGGCATGGAGGTCGCCCGCCAGCAGATCGAGGCGGCGGGCATTCCGGTCGCCTATGTCGATTTCTTCTCGCACCCGCAGGAGAACTCGATCCCCAGCCTGCGCATCCTGGGCAAGCTGACCGGCGCCGAGGATCGAGCCGAGGAATTCGCCAGCTTCTACGACAGCCGGCTGGCCCGCATCCGCGACCGGCTGGCCGAGCCCGGCATCGCCCGGCCGCGCGTGTTCTTTCACGTCCATGCGGCGCCGCAGAACTGCTGCTCGACCGTCGGCAGCGGGGTGTTTCACGACTTCATCACCACGGCCGGCGGGCAGAATATCGGCCATGACACCGTCAAGGGCGTGCTGGGCAATGTCAGCCTGGAATACCTGATCGGCGCCGACCCGGATGTCTATATCGCCACCGGCGGTACGCATATGGCGGCGCGGGGCGGGCTGGTTCTGGGCTCGGGCGTGGATGCCGAAACCGCGCAGGCCAGCTTTCAGCGGCTGATCGCGGCATCGGGCTTTGCCTCGCTGCGCGCGGTGGAGCAGGGGCGCACGGCCGGCGTCTGGCACCTGTTCAACGATTCGCCCGTGCATATCGCGCTGATCGAATACCTGGCCAAGACCTTTCATCCCGAGCTGTTCCAGGACGTCGATCCCGCCGCCACGCTGGCCGAGATCAACGCCCGCTTCTCACCCGTCATCGTGCCGGGGACTTGGTGGGTGACGCCGGAACAATGA
- a CDS encoding YncE family protein, translating into MAYPSRPALRALLGASALALSVIAGPVLAETVFTKPLVEFAGRVSAGGVDRAPVHKGGKAVIEGQNLIPGQTVTLMRGTTTLNAEPITVDAEGGFSFALDVDAEAETGLQPIVVVTENPASAEVVELKVSPEVAVAGTEKLAVASEPVVRGLYQVKFSEAANAAFVTSAVGRPPVKESKLVKINAETLKIEAEATPGAAPARPDGSDGGVFAVYGIDVDEANGHVWVTNTRQDTAAVYKQSDLSLVKQFEPGAVPHARDVVVDEANGRAYASATGTPEIKVFDTKTLEPLEPITIQSQIRGEEFSTMALDIDEAGGKLVTVSLSTPEAAVVDLASGEVKVIPLPGTKAASGVAYDPQEGLIFVASQATDNLLIVKAETGEVLHDVAVGAGPLNVAFEPVGRLAYVANRGAGTIAVVSPEGEIVANLDAGSYPNQLRADGKGNVWAVNKSRGEDDEAGDRIWRITPATE; encoded by the coding sequence ATGGCATATCCATCGCGCCCCGCACTTCGCGCCCTGCTGGGGGCCTCGGCGCTTGCGCTTTCGGTGATCGCGGGCCCCGTCCTGGCCGAAACCGTCTTTACCAAGCCGCTGGTCGAGTTCGCCGGCCGGGTCAGCGCCGGCGGCGTCGATCGCGCCCCGGTCCACAAGGGCGGCAAGGCGGTGATCGAGGGCCAGAACCTGATCCCCGGCCAGACCGTCACGCTGATGCGCGGCACCACCACGCTGAACGCCGAGCCGATCACCGTCGATGCCGAGGGCGGGTTCAGCTTTGCGCTGGATGTCGACGCCGAGGCCGAGACCGGCTTGCAGCCCATCGTGGTCGTCACCGAGAACCCGGCCTCGGCCGAGGTGGTCGAGCTGAAGGTCTCGCCCGAGGTGGCGGTCGCGGGGACCGAGAAACTCGCCGTCGCCAGCGAGCCGGTGGTGCGCGGTCTTTACCAGGTGAAGTTCAGCGAGGCTGCGAATGCCGCATTCGTGACCAGCGCGGTCGGCCGGCCGCCAGTCAAGGAATCGAAGCTGGTCAAGATCAATGCCGAGACGCTGAAGATCGAGGCCGAGGCGACCCCCGGCGCCGCGCCCGCCCGTCCCGATGGCAGCGACGGCGGCGTCTTCGCGGTCTATGGCATCGATGTCGACGAGGCGAACGGCCATGTCTGGGTGACCAATACCCGCCAGGACACGGCGGCGGTCTACAAGCAGTCCGACCTGTCTCTGGTCAAGCAGTTCGAGCCGGGCGCCGTGCCCCATGCCCGCGACGTGGTGGTGGACGAGGCCAACGGCCGCGCCTATGCCAGCGCCACCGGCACGCCCGAGATCAAGGTCTTCGACACCAAGACGCTGGAACCGCTGGAGCCGATCACCATCCAGTCGCAGATCCGCGGCGAGGAGTTCTCGACCATGGCGCTGGACATCGACGAGGCGGGCGGCAAGCTGGTGACCGTCAGCCTGTCCACGCCGGAGGCGGCGGTGGTCGACCTGGCCTCGGGCGAGGTCAAGGTGATCCCGCTGCCCGGCACCAAGGCCGCCTCGGGCGTGGCCTACGACCCGCAGGAAGGGCTGATCTTCGTCGCCTCGCAGGCCACCGACAACCTGCTGATCGTCAAGGCCGAGACCGGCGAAGTCCTGCATGACGTGGCCGTGGGCGCCGGTCCGCTGAACGTGGCCTTCGAGCCGGTCGGCCGCCTGGCCTATGTCGCCAATCGCGGCGCCGGCACCATCGCCGTGGTCAGCCCCGAGGGCGAGATCGTCGCCAATCTCGACGCCGGCAGCTATCCGAACCAGCTGCGCGCCGACGGCAAGGGCAATGTCTGGGCGGTCAACAAGTCGCGGGGCGAGGACGACGAGGCGGGCGACCGCATCTGGCGCATCACCCCCGCCACGGAGTAA
- a CDS encoding NUDIX hydrolase, with amino-acid sequence MGTIRERLARALSERTGPSSDFDFGGAPPGEVALRPAGVLAGFDAVDGRLILTKRASSLRHHPGQIALPGGKVDPGDADEVAAALREAHEEVGLDPARVEVLGTMPPHRTITGFAMTPVLALIHGPFTPIPEAGEVEEVFTVPFAHVADPASYHIEGRIWRGARRDYYVASWGPYYIWGATARVLHSLATRLSA; translated from the coding sequence ATGGGAACGATCCGCGAGAGATTGGCGCGGGCCCTGTCGGAAAGGACGGGGCCCTCGTCGGATTTCGACTTCGGCGGCGCCCCGCCGGGCGAGGTTGCGCTGCGCCCGGCCGGCGTGCTGGCCGGTTTCGACGCGGTGGACGGCCGGCTGATTCTGACCAAGCGTGCCTCCAGCCTGCGCCACCATCCCGGCCAGATCGCGCTGCCCGGCGGCAAGGTCGATCCCGGCGATGCCGACGAGGTCGCCGCCGCCCTGCGCGAGGCGCATGAGGAGGTGGGCCTCGATCCCGCCCGGGTCGAGGTGCTGGGCACCATGCCGCCGCATCGCACCATCACCGGTTTCGCCATGACCCCGGTGCTGGCGCTGATCCACGGCCCCTTCACCCCGATCCCCGAGGCCGGAGAGGTCGAGGAAGTGTTCACCGTCCCCTTCGCCCATGTCGCCGATCCGGCCAGTTACCACATCGAGGGCCGGATCTGGCGCGGCGCGCGGCGGGACTATTATGTCGCCTCCTGGGGCCCCTATTATATCTGGGGCGCCACCGCCCGCGTGCTGCATTCCCTGGCGACAAGGCTTTCCGCATGA
- a CDS encoding FecCD family ABC transporter permease: protein MSDATLQRYHRQGRRNTLLVAALGLAALAALLLDLVTGPAGLPLAETLRALAGGEVARGTQVIVWDVRLPVACMALLVGAALALAGAEMQTVLENPLAEPFTLGVSSSAALGAAVAIVLGLTLPGLPAVWSVSGNAFLFALGALGLLQLLGRIRGGGPEVLILFGVALNFTAAALLSLLQFVASADALQQLVFWTMGSLASAQWPGVVMIGLVLLVSVPFSFRAAWKLTALRLGEDQAKSFGVDVAGLRRWTLLRVSLLAAAAVSMVGVIGFVGLAGPHIARMLVGENHRVFLPASILTGALVMSLASTLSKTLVPGVLLPVGLVTSLIGLPIFFALILRGRRR, encoded by the coding sequence ATGAGCGACGCGACGCTGCAACGCTATCACCGGCAAGGCCGGCGCAACACCCTTCTGGTGGCGGCGCTGGGCCTTGCTGCGCTGGCGGCGCTGCTGCTGGACCTTGTAACCGGCCCCGCCGGCCTGCCGCTGGCCGAGACGCTGCGGGCGCTGGCCGGCGGCGAGGTGGCCCGCGGCACCCAGGTCATCGTCTGGGACGTGCGCCTGCCCGTGGCCTGCATGGCGCTGCTGGTCGGCGCGGCGCTGGCGCTGGCCGGGGCCGAGATGCAGACCGTGCTGGAGAACCCCTTGGCCGAGCCCTTCACGCTGGGCGTGTCGTCCTCGGCCGCGCTTGGCGCCGCGGTGGCGATCGTGCTGGGCCTGACCCTGCCCGGCCTGCCGGCGGTCTGGAGCGTCTCGGGCAACGCCTTCCTGTTCGCGCTGGGTGCGCTGGGGCTCTTGCAACTTCTGGGCCGCATCCGCGGCGGCGGCCCCGAGGTGCTGATCCTGTTCGGCGTGGCGCTGAACTTCACCGCCGCCGCGCTGCTGTCCTTGCTGCAATTCGTCGCCTCGGCCGATGCGCTGCAACAGCTGGTGTTCTGGACCATGGGCAGCCTGGCCTCGGCGCAATGGCCCGGCGTAGTGATGATCGGCCTGGTGCTGCTGGTCTCGGTGCCGTTTTCGTTCCGCGCGGCCTGGAAGCTGACCGCGCTGCGGCTGGGCGAGGACCAGGCGAAAAGCTTCGGCGTCGACGTGGCCGGGCTCAGGCGCTGGACGCTTTTGCGGGTCAGCCTGCTGGCCGCCGCGGCCGTGTCCATGGTCGGCGTGATCGGCTTTGTCGGCCTGGCCGGGCCGCATATCGCCCGCATGCTGGTCGGAGAGAACCACCGCGTCTTCCTGCCCGCCAGCATCCTGACCGGGGCGCTGGTCATGTCGCTGGCCTCGACACTTTCCAAAACATTGGTGCCGGGGGTGCTGCTGCCGGTCGGCCTCGTCACCTCGCTGATCGGGCTGCCGATCTTTTTCGCGCTGATCCTGCGCGGCAGGCGGCGCTGA
- a CDS encoding CCA tRNA nucleotidyltransferase — MTRLTAPFLDDPALEQVLAALSAGGAQALIVGGAVRNALLGEPVADVDISTSARPEETVQLAEAAGLRSVPTGIEHGTVTVIADGRGFEVTSFRRDVETDGRRAVVAYSDRIEDDARRRDFTMNALYATASGEVLDPVGGLPDLAARRLRFVGDPRARIAEDYLRILRFFRLLAWYGREADLHALAACRELRQGLAGISKERIGHEMRKLLDAPDPSHAVALMAEAGVLPLVLPGADASDLPELVEIEREYGTGALPCWPRRLALLGAPNPAEALRLSRDEARTQDRIAQALTMPAPAAAYRLGRASAAQAVLIRAARGDRPAFGWCHELARGAGAKFPLTARDLMPDLSGPALGEALRRAEDAFVESDFTLPREALLRIALQQEARA, encoded by the coding sequence ATGACCCGGCTGACCGCGCCTTTCCTGGACGACCCGGCCCTGGAGCAGGTGCTGGCCGCGCTTTCCGCGGGCGGCGCCCAGGCATTGATCGTCGGCGGTGCGGTCCGAAACGCGCTTCTGGGCGAGCCGGTGGCGGATGTGGACATCTCGACCTCGGCCCGGCCCGAGGAGACCGTGCAACTGGCCGAGGCGGCCGGCCTGCGCTCGGTGCCCACCGGCATCGAGCATGGCACCGTCACCGTCATCGCCGATGGCCGCGGCTTCGAGGTCACCAGCTTTCGCCGCGACGTGGAAACCGATGGCCGCCGTGCCGTCGTGGCCTATTCCGACCGCATCGAGGACGATGCGCGGCGGCGCGACTTCACCATGAACGCGCTTTACGCCACCGCCTCGGGCGAGGTGCTGGACCCGGTGGGCGGCCTGCCCGACCTGGCGGCGCGCCGGTTGCGCTTCGTCGGCGACCCGCGCGCGCGCATCGCCGAGGACTATCTGCGCATCCTGCGCTTCTTTCGCCTGCTGGCCTGGTATGGGCGCGAGGCCGACCTGCACGCGCTGGCCGCCTGCCGCGAATTGCGCCAGGGGCTTGCCGGCATCTCGAAGGAACGCATCGGCCACGAGATGCGCAAGCTGCTCGACGCCCCCGACCCGTCCCACGCCGTGGCGCTGATGGCCGAGGCGGGGGTGCTGCCGCTGGTCCTGCCCGGCGCGGATGCCAGCGACCTGCCGGAACTGGTCGAGATCGAGCGGGAATACGGCACCGGCGCCCTGCCCTGCTGGCCGCGCCGGCTGGCGCTCTTGGGCGCGCCGAACCCGGCCGAGGCGCTGCGCCTGTCGCGGGACGAGGCCCGCACCCAGGACCGGATCGCGCAGGCGCTGACCATGCCCGCGCCCGCCGCCGCCTATCGCCTGGGCCGCGCCAGCGCCGCGCAAGCGGTGCTGATCCGCGCCGCCCGCGGCGACAGGCCCGCCTTCGGCTGGTGCCACGAGCTTGCCCGCGGCGCCGGGGCAAAATTCCCGCTGACTGCCCGCGACCTGATGCCGGACCTGTCCGGACCTGCCCTGGGCGAGGCGCTGCGCCGGGCCGAGGACGCCTTTGTCGAAAGCGATTTCACCCTGCCGCGCGAGGCGCTGCTGCGGATCGCCCTGCAACAGGAGGCCCGCGCCTGA
- a CDS encoding DUF1178 family protein, with the protein MIRYALRCEKGHDFDGWFRSSDGFESLRAAGQVTCTHCGSAQVDKALMAPRVAQSRDEAPDLHSPRNDHEAALERLRRHVEENSDYVGMSFAAEARAMHEGLAPERAIHGEARLEEARKLLEDGIPVAPLPFRSRQRAN; encoded by the coding sequence ATGATCCGCTATGCCCTGCGTTGTGAAAAAGGCCATGACTTCGATGGCTGGTTCCGGTCCTCGGACGGGTTCGAAAGCCTGCGCGCGGCGGGGCAGGTCACGTGCACGCATTGCGGCTCGGCCCAGGTGGACAAGGCGCTGATGGCGCCGCGCGTGGCGCAGAGCCGCGACGAGGCCCCCGATCTGCACAGCCCCCGCAACGACCATGAGGCGGCGCTGGAAAGGCTGCGCCGCCATGTCGAGGAAAACTCGGATTACGTCGGCATGTCCTTTGCCGCCGAGGCGCGCGCCATGCACGAGGGCCTGGCGCCCGAGCGCGCGATCCATGGCGAGGCGAGGCTGGAAGAGGCCCGCAAGCTGCTGGAGGACGGCATTCCCGTCGCGCCCTTGCCCTTTCGCTCGCGGCAACGGGCGAATTGA